Genomic segment of Campylobacter ureolyticus ACS-301-V-Sch3b:
GCAGAATAAAATTTACGGCTTAATGCCGTAAATTCTTTAATTTTATACAAACTTATATTTTTTAATTTACTTATATTTCAAAAAGGTAAAAATTTTGTTTATTGATAGTGTTAAATTTAGCGTAAAAGCTGGAAAAGGCGGCGCTGGAGCAAAAAGCTTTAGAAGAGAAAAATATGTTCCATTAGGCGGTCCAGATGGTGGCGACGGTGGTGATGGAGGTAATGTCTATTTTTTAGTAGATAACAATACTCACGCACTTGCGCATTACAGAGGAAAAAAACATTTTAAAGCTAAAAATGGTGAGCCTGGTGGCGGCAAAGGAATGACTGGAAAAAATGGTGAAGATTTGGTTTTAAAAGTTCCGCCCGGAACTCAAGTTTTAGATGAAAATGGAACTGTTTTGCTTGATTTGGTAGAAAGTGATAAAAAGGTTCTTTTTTTAAAAGGTGGAAAAGGTGGTCTTGGAAATGCAAGATTTAAAAACTCAACCAACCAAACACCAAATTATGCCCAGCCAGGACTTGATGGAGAGAGTAAAAATATCTCATTAGAACTTAAATTAATAGGAGATGTAGGACTTGTTGGATTTCCAAATGTTGGTAAGTCAACTTTGATTTCTACTATTTCAAATGCAAGACCACAAATTGCAAACTATGAATTTACAACCATTTCGCCAAAGCTTGGCATGGTTGAAATCGATGAGCTTAGTTCTTTTATAATGGCAGATATCCCAGGAATTATCGAAGGTG
This window contains:
- the obgE gene encoding GTPase ObgE, whose protein sequence is MFIDSVKFSVKAGKGGAGAKSFRREKYVPLGGPDGGDGGDGGNVYFLVDNNTHALAHYRGKKHFKAKNGEPGGGKGMTGKNGEDLVLKVPPGTQVLDENGTVLLDLVESDKKVLFLKGGKGGLGNARFKNSTNQTPNYAQPGLDGESKNISLELKLIGDVGLVGFPNVGKSTLISTISNARPQIANYEFTTISPKLGMVEIDELSSFIMADIPGIIEGASDGRGLGVQFLRHIERNKILLFVLDSANHRDLKEQFITLKDEISKFSSSLAEKPFAIIFTKSEICENLDEIYSTFLSEFGFEKKQNIDIYNKFDTKKPYFVLPISSAINLNIDKLKNYLLEMLKILD